In Escherichia ruysiae, a genomic segment contains:
- the hslJ gene encoding heat shock protein HslJ has product MKKVAALVALSLLMAGCVSNDKIAVTPEQLQHHRFVLESVNGQPVTSDKNPPEISFGEKMMISGKMCNRFSGEGKLSGGELKVKGLAMTRMMCATPQLNELDHTISEMLKEGAQVDLTANQLTLATAKQTLTYKLADLMN; this is encoded by the coding sequence ATGAAGAAAGTAGCCGCGCTTGTTGCGTTAAGCCTGCTGATGGCGGGATGTGTAAGTAATGACAAAATTGCTGTGACGCCAGAACAATTACAGCATCACCGCTTTGTGCTGGAAAGTGTCAACGGTCAACCTGTTACCAGCGATAAAAACCCGCCAGAAATCAGCTTTGGTGAAAAGATGATGATTTCCGGCAAAATGTGCAACCGCTTTAGCGGCGAGGGTAAACTTTCTGGCGGTGAACTGAAAGTTAAAGGGCTGGCAATGACCCGCATGATGTGTGCCACTCCTCAGCTTAATGAACTCGATCACACCATCAGCGAAATGCTGAAAGAAGGTGCGCAAGTCGATCTGACTGCGAACCAGTTAACGCTGGCCACCGCAAAACAGACATTAACCTATAAGCTGGCGGATTTAATGAATTAA
- a CDS encoding putative hemolysin, which yields MRAALWVGCAALLLSACSSEPVQQATAAHVAPGLKASMSSSGEANCAMIGGSLSVARQLDGTAIGMCALPNGKRCSEQSLAAGSCGSY from the coding sequence ATGCGAGCAGCGTTGTGGGTCGGGTGTGCCGCTTTATTGTTATCGGCGTGTAGTAGTGAACCAGTTCAGCAGGCAACTGCGGCGCATGTGGCGCCTGGTTTAAAAGCGTCCATGTCCAGTAGCGGTGAAGCGAATTGCGCGATGATTGGTGGTTCGCTATCCGTTGCCCGTCAACTTGACGGAACGGCTATTGGCATGTGTGCATTACCCAACGGCAAACGCTGTAGCGAACAGTCACTTGCCGCCGGAAGCTGTGGCAGCTATTAA
- the nifJ gene encoding pyruvate:ferredoxin (flavodoxin) oxidoreductase has translation MITIDGNGAVASVAFRTSEVIAIYPITPSSTMAEQADAWAGNGLKNVWGDTPRVVEMQSEAGAIATVHGALQTGALSTSFTSSQGLLLMIPTLYKLAGELTPFVLHVAARTVATHALSIFGDHSDVMAVRQTGCAMLCAANVQEAQDFTLISHIATLKSRVPFIHFFDGFRTSHEINKIVPLADDTILELMPQAEIDAHRARALNPEHPVIRGTSANPDTYFQSREATNPWYNAVYDHVEQAMNDFAAATGRQYQPFEYYGHPQAERVIILMGSAIGTCEEVVDELLTRGEKVGVLKVRLYRPFSAKHLLQTLPDSVRTVAVLDRTKEPGAQAEPLYLDVMTALAEAFNNGERETLPRVIGGRYGLSSKEFGPDCVLAVFAELNTAKPKPRFTVGIYDDVTNLSLPLPENTLPNSAKLEALFYGLGSDGSVSATKNNIKIIGNSTPWYAQGYFVYDSKKAGGLTVSHLRVSEHPIRSAYLIPQADFVGCHQLQFIDKYQMAERLKPGGIFLLNTPYSADDVWSRLPQEVQAVLNQKKARFYVINAAKIARECGLAARINTVMQMAFFHLTQILPGDSALAELQGAIAKSYSSKGQDLVERNWQALALARESVEEVPLQPVNPHSANRPPVVSDAAPDFVKTVTAAMLAGLGDALPVSALPPDGTWPMGTTRWEKRNIAEEIPIWKEELCTQCNHCVAACPHSAIRAKVVPPEAMENAPASLHSLDVKSRDMRGQKYVLQVAPEDCTGCNLCVEVCPAKDRQNPEIKAINMMSRLEHVEEEKINYDFFLNLPEIDRSKLERIDIRTSQLITPLFEYSGACSGCGETPYIKLLTQLYGDRMLIANATGCSSIYGGNLPSTPYTTDANGRGPAWANSLFEDNAEFGLGFRLTVDQHRVRVLRLLDQFADKIPAELLAALKSDATPDVRREQVATLRQHLKDVSEAHELLRDADALVEKSIWLIGGDGWAYDIGFGGLDHVLSLTENVNILVLDTQCYSNTGGQASKATPLGAVTKFGEHGKRKARKDLGVSMMMYGHVYVAQISLGAQLNQTVKAIQEAEAYPGPSLIIAYSPCEEHGYDLALSHDQMRQLTATGFWPLYRFDPRRADEGKLPLALDSRPPSEALEETLLHEQRFRRLNSQQPEVAEQLWKDAAADLQKRYDFLAQMAGKTDKSGTE, from the coding sequence ATGATCACAATTGACGGTAATGGCGCGGTAGCTTCGGTGGCATTTCGCACCAGTGAAGTTATCGCCATCTACCCTATTACCCCAAGTTCCACGATGGCGGAACAGGCCGATGCCTGGGCCGGAAACGGCTTGAAAAACGTGTGGGGAGATACGCCTCGTGTGGTTGAAATGCAGTCAGAAGCTGGTGCTATCGCGACCGTGCACGGCGCGTTGCAAACGGGTGCTCTCTCGACATCGTTTACATCATCGCAGGGTTTACTGCTGATGATTCCGACGTTGTACAAACTGGCGGGCGAACTGACGCCGTTTGTACTGCATGTAGCAGCGCGTACCGTCGCTACTCATGCACTCTCTATTTTTGGCGATCATTCAGATGTGATGGCCGTGCGCCAAACCGGTTGCGCCATGTTGTGTGCAGCAAACGTTCAGGAAGCGCAGGACTTCACCCTCATTTCGCATATCGCGACACTAAAAAGCCGTGTGCCGTTTATTCATTTTTTTGATGGTTTCCGCACGTCCCACGAGATCAACAAAATTGTTCCACTGGCTGACGACACGATTCTTGAACTGATGCCGCAGGCAGAAATTGATGCCCACCGCGCCCGCGCGCTGAACCCGGAACATCCGGTGATTCGCGGTACATCCGCCAATCCTGATACTTACTTCCAGTCTCGTGAAGCTACTAACCCGTGGTACAACGCAGTTTACGACCATGTTGAACAGGCGATGAATGATTTCGCCGCCGCTACGGGTCGTCAGTATCAGCCTTTTGAATACTACGGGCATCCACAAGCAGAACGGGTGATTATCCTGATGGGATCTGCCATCGGTACTTGTGAAGAAGTGGTTGATGAGTTACTTACCCGTGGCGAAAAAGTCGGGGTGCTGAAAGTTCGACTATACCGCCCGTTCTCCGCCAAACATTTACTGCAAACATTGCCAGACTCTGTGCGAACTGTCGCGGTGCTGGATCGCACCAAAGAACCGGGCGCCCAGGCAGAACCACTGTATCTGGACGTAATGACCGCGCTGGCGGAAGCCTTTAATAATGGCGAGCGTGAAACACTGCCACGCGTCATTGGCGGGCGCTATGGCTTATCGTCCAAAGAGTTTGGCCCGGATTGCGTGCTGGCAGTATTTGCCGAACTTAACACAGCCAAACCAAAACCCCGTTTTACCGTCGGTATTTACGATGATGTAACCAATCTGTCGCTACCATTGCCAGAAAATACCCTGCCAAACTCCGCGAAGCTGGAAGCCCTGTTTTATGGTCTGGGCAGTGATGGCAGCGTTTCCGCGACCAAAAATAATATCAAGATTATTGGTAACTCCACGCCGTGGTATGCACAGGGTTATTTTGTTTACGACTCCAAAAAAGCCGGTGGTCTGACAGTTTCTCACCTGCGCGTGAGCGAACATCCAATTCGTTCTGCATATCTGATTCCCCAGGCTGATTTTGTTGGCTGCCACCAGTTGCAGTTTATCGACAAATATCAGATGGCAGAACGTCTGAAACCCGGCGGCATTTTCCTGCTTAACACCCCGTACAGTGCCGATGACGTCTGGTCGCGGTTGCCGCAAGAAGTGCAGGCAGTACTGAATCAGAAAAAAGCACGCTTTTATGTCATTAACGCAGCGAAAATCGCGCGTGAATGTGGACTGGCGGCTCGTATTAACACCGTAATGCAGATGGCGTTTTTCCACCTGACGCAAATTCTGCCTGGCGACAGCGCCCTGGCCGAGTTGCAGGGGGCGATTGCCAAAAGCTACAGCAGCAAAGGCCAGGATCTGGTGGAACGTAACTGGCAGGCACTGGCGCTGGCGCGAGAATCCGTGGAAGAAGTCCCGTTACAGCCGGTCAATCCGCATAGTGCGAATCGTCCACCGGTGGTTTCCGATGCTGCACCTGATTTCGTTAAAACCGTTACCGCTGCGATGCTCGCCGGACTTGGCGATGCCCTCCCCGTTTCGGCGCTGCCGCCAGACGGCACATGGCCGATGGGAACCACGCGCTGGGAAAAACGCAATATCGCCGAAGAGATCCCTATCTGGAAAGAGGAACTCTGTACCCAATGTAACCATTGCGTCGCCGCTTGCCCACATTCAGCTATTCGCGCAAAAGTGGTGCCGCCCGAAGCAATGGAAAACGCCCCTGCCAGCCTGCATTCACTGGATGTAAAATCGCGCGATATGCGCGGGCAGAAATATGTGTTGCAGGTCGCACCGGAAGATTGCACCGGCTGTAATTTGTGTGTTGAAGTTTGCCCGGCGAAAGACCGCCAGAATCCAGAGATCAAAGCCATCAATATGATGTCGCGTCTGGAACATGTGGAAGAAGAGAAAATCAATTACGACTTCTTCCTCAACCTGCCGGAAATTGACCGCAGCAAACTGGAACGTATTGATATTCGGACTTCGCAGTTAATCACACCGCTGTTTGAATATTCTGGTGCTTGTTCCGGTTGTGGCGAAACGCCATATATCAAATTGCTGACTCAACTCTATGGCGACCGGATGTTAATCGCTAACGCCACGGGCTGTTCGTCAATTTACGGCGGTAATCTGCCGTCCACACCGTATACCACTGATGCCAACGGTCGAGGCCCAGCATGGGCGAACTCACTGTTTGAAGATAACGCCGAATTTGGCCTGGGCTTCCGCCTGACGGTCGATCAGCATCGTGTCCGCGTGTTGCGTCTGCTGGATCAGTTTGCTGATAAAATTCCTGCGGAGTTACTGGCAGCGTTGAAATCAGATGCCACGCCAGACGTTCGTCGCGAACAGGTTGCCACGCTGCGCCAGCATCTCAAAGATGTGAGTGAAGCTCATGAACTACTACGCGACGCTGATGCGCTGGTGGAAAAATCAATCTGGCTGATAGGTGGCGATGGCTGGGCTTACGATATCGGCTTCGGAGGTCTGGATCATGTATTAAGCCTGACGGAAAACGTCAACATTCTGGTGCTGGACACGCAATGCTATTCCAATACCGGTGGTCAGGCGTCAAAAGCCACGCCGCTCGGCGCGGTGACTAAGTTTGGCGAACACGGTAAACGCAAAGCGCGTAAAGACCTCGGCGTCAGTATGATGATGTACGGTCATGTTTATGTGGCGCAGATTTCTCTCGGCGCGCAGTTGAACCAGACGGTAAAAGCAATTCAGGAAGCGGAAGCCTATCCTGGGCCGTCGCTGATCATTGCTTACAGTCCATGTGAAGAGCACGGTTATGACCTGGCATTGAGTCACGACCAGATGCGCCAACTCACCGCAACCGGCTTCTGGCCGCTGTATCGCTTTGATCCACGTCGTGCTGATGAAGGCAAACTGCCACTGGCGCTGGATTCACGTCCGCCATCAGAGGCTCTGGAAGAGACATTGCTCCATGAGCAACGTTTCCGCCGTCTGAATTCGCAACAGCCAGAAGTGGCGGAACAGTTATGGAAAGATGCCGCAGCCGATCTGCAAAAACGCTATGACTTCCTCGCGCAAATGGCAGGAAAAACGGATAAAAGTGGCACCGAGTAG
- the ompN gene encoding porin OmpN, which translates to MKSKILALLIPALLAAGAVHAAEIYNKDGNKLDLYGKVDGLHYFSDSSAKDGDQSYARLGFKGETQINDQLTGYGQWEYNIQANNTESSKNQSWTRLAFAGLKFANYGSFDYGRNYGVMYDVEGWTDMLPEFGGDSYTNADNFMTGRANGVATYRNTDFFDLVNGLNFAVQYQGNNEGANNGQEGTNNGRDVRHENGDGWGLSTTYDLGMGFSAGAAYTSSDRTNDQVNHTAAGGDKADAWTAGLKYDANNIYLATMYSETRNMTPFGNSDYAVANKTQNFEVTAQYQFDFGLRPAVSFLMSKGRDLNAAGGTDNPAGVDDKDLVKYADVGATYYFNKNMSTYVDYKINLLDEDDSFYAANGISTDDIVALGLVYQF; encoded by the coding sequence ATGAAAAGCAAAATACTGGCACTCTTAATCCCTGCCCTGCTCGCCGCAGGTGCTGTACATGCAGCAGAAATTTATAATAAAGACGGCAATAAATTAGATCTTTATGGCAAAGTTGATGGCCTGCATTATTTTTCTGATAGTTCTGCAAAAGATGGCGATCAGAGCTATGCACGTCTTGGATTTAAAGGCGAAACACAAATTAACGATCAACTCACTGGCTATGGTCAGTGGGAATACAATATTCAGGCAAACAATACTGAATCCTCAAAAAACCAGTCCTGGACTCGTCTGGCATTCGCCGGATTGAAGTTTGCAAATTACGGTTCTTTCGATTACGGACGTAATTACGGTGTAATGTACGACGTAGAGGGCTGGACCGATATGCTGCCAGAATTTGGCGGTGACTCCTACACCAATGCAGACAACTTTATGACCGGTCGTGCTAATGGCGTAGCGACATATCGTAATACTGATTTCTTCGACCTGGTTAATGGTCTGAACTTCGCAGTGCAGTATCAGGGTAATAACGAAGGTGCAAACAACGGTCAGGAAGGCACCAACAACGGACGTGATGTTCGTCATGAAAACGGCGACGGCTGGGGGCTTTCCACAACCTACGATTTAGGTATGGGCTTTAGCGCGGGCGCGGCATACACCTCCTCAGACCGCACCAATGATCAGGTCAACCATACTGCGGCAGGTGGCGATAAAGCCGATGCCTGGACTGCCGGATTAAAATATGATGCTAACAACATTTATCTGGCAACCATGTATTCCGAAACGCGTAATATGACACCATTTGGCAACAGCGATTACGCCGTTGCGAACAAGACCCAGAACTTTGAAGTCACTGCCCAATATCAGTTTGACTTTGGTCTGCGACCGGCAGTGTCTTTCCTGATGTCTAAAGGGCGTGACCTGAATGCTGCCGGTGGTACTGATAATCCGGCCGGTGTTGACGATAAAGATCTGGTCAAATACGCCGACGTTGGCGCGACATATTATTTCAACAAAAATATGTCTACCTATGTTGATTATAAAATTAACTTGTTGGATGAAGATGACAGCTTCTACGCTGCCAACGGTATCTCTACCGATGATATTGTCGCTTTAGGTCTGGTTTATCAGTTCTAA
- the uspF gene encoding universal stress protein UspF, translating into MNRTILVPIDISDSELTQRVISHVEAEAKIDDAEVHFLTVIPSLPYYASLGLAYSAELPAMDDLKAEAKSQLEEIIKKFKLPTDRVHVHVEEGSPKDRILEMAKKIPAHMIIIASHRPDITTYLLGSNAAAVVRHAECSVLVVR; encoded by the coding sequence ATGAACAGAACGATTCTTGTCCCTATCGATATTTCCGATTCAGAATTAACTCAACGCGTGATTAGTCACGTTGAAGCCGAGGCAAAGATTGATGATGCAGAGGTTCATTTCCTGACGGTAATACCTTCGCTGCCCTACTATGCCTCTCTGGGTTTAGCGTATTCCGCAGAATTGCCGGCAATGGATGACCTGAAAGCGGAAGCTAAATCGCAACTGGAAGAGATAATTAAAAAATTCAAACTGCCGACTGACAGAGTGCATGTTCATGTTGAAGAAGGTTCGCCAAAAGACCGCATTCTGGAAATGGCGAAAAAGATCCCTGCTCATATGATCATCATTGCCTCCCATCGACCGGATATCACCACCTACCTGCTCGGCTCTAACGCCGCCGCCGTCGTGCGTCATGCAGAGTGCTCCGTGCTGGTCGTGCGCTAA
- the ttcA gene encoding tRNA 2-thiocytidine(32) synthetase TtcA — protein sequence MSQNQEISKKEQYNLNKLQKRLRRNVGEAIADFNMIEDGDRIMVCLSGGKDSYTMLEILRNLQQSAPISFSLVAVNLDQKQPGFPEHVLPEYLEKLGVEYKIVEENTYGIVKEKIPEGKTTCSLCSRLRRGILYRTATELGATKIALGHHRDDILQTLFLNMFYGGKMKGMPPKLMSDDGKHIVIRPLAYCREKDIQRFADAKAFPIIPCNLCGSQPNLQRQVIADMLRDWDKRYPGRIETMFSAMQNVVPSHLCDTTLFDFKGITHGSEVVNGGDLAFDREDIPLQPAGWQPEEDENQLDELRLNVVEVK from the coding sequence ATGTCGCAAAATCAAGAAATTAGTAAGAAAGAACAATACAACCTGAACAAATTGCAAAAACGTCTGCGTCGTAACGTAGGCGAAGCCATTGCTGACTTCAATATGATTGAAGATGGCGATCGCATTATGGTTTGCCTCTCCGGTGGTAAGGACAGCTATACCATGCTGGAGATTTTGCGTAATTTGCAGCAAAGTGCGCCAATCAGTTTTTCGCTGGTTGCCGTTAACCTCGACCAGAAACAACCTGGCTTCCCGGAACACGTTCTGCCGGAGTATCTCGAAAAGCTGGGCGTTGAGTACAAGATTGTTGAAGAGAACACTTACGGTATCGTGAAAGAGAAGATTCCTGAGGGCAAAACTACCTGCTCACTGTGCTCTCGTCTGCGTCGCGGTATCCTTTACCGCACTGCAACGGAGCTGGGTGCGACGAAGATCGCGCTGGGTCACCATCGTGACGATATCCTGCAAACGTTGTTCCTGAATATGTTCTACGGCGGCAAGATGAAAGGTATGCCGCCGAAACTGATGAGCGATGATGGCAAACATATCGTGATTCGTCCGCTGGCCTACTGCCGCGAAAAAGATATTCAACGTTTTGCCGATGCGAAAGCGTTTCCGATTATTCCGTGCAACCTTTGCGGTTCACAGCCTAACCTGCAACGTCAGGTGATTGCCGATATGCTGCGTGACTGGGATAAGCGTTATCCGGGGCGAATTGAGACGATGTTCAGCGCGATGCAGAATGTTGTGCCGTCTCATTTGTGCGATACCACTCTTTTCGATTTCAAAGGCATTACCCACGGTTCCGAAGTGGTTAACGGCGGTGATCTGGCGTTTGATCGCGAAGATATCCCACTACAGCCAGCGGGCTGGCAGCCTGAAGAAGATGAGAATCAGCTGGATGAATTACGGCTGAATGTGGTTGAAGTGAAATAA
- the dbpA gene encoding ATP-dependent RNA helicase DbpA produces the protein MTAFSTLNVLPPAQLTNLNELGYLTMTPVQAAALPAILAGKDVRVQAKTGSGKTAAFGLGLLQQIDASLFQTQALVLCPTRELADQVAGELRRLARFLPNTKILTLCGGQPFGMQRDSLQHAPHIIVATPGRLLDHLQKGTVSLDALNTLVMDEADRMLDMGFSDAIDEVIRFAPVSRQTLLFSATWPDAIAAISGRVQRDPLAIEINSTDALPPIEQQFYETSSKGKIPLLQRLLSLHQPSSCVVFCNTKKDCQAVCDALNEVGQSALSLHGDLEQRDRDQTLVRFANGSARVLVATDVAARGLDIKSLELVVNFELAWDPEVHVHRIGRTARAGNSGLAISFCAPEEAQRANIISDMLQIKLNWQTPPASSSIVPLEAEMATLCIDGGKKAKMRPGDVLGALTGDIGLDGADIGKITVHPAHVYVAVRQGVAHKAWKQLQGGKIKGKTCRVRLLK, from the coding sequence GTGACCGCTTTTTCTACCCTGAACGTTTTGCCTCCCGCCCAGCTCACTAACCTTAATGAGTTGGGTTATTTAACCATGACACCGGTACAGGCCGCCGCGCTTCCGGCGATCCTTGCCGGAAAAGACGTTCGCGTGCAGGCGAAAACCGGCAGCGGCAAAACGGCGGCATTTGGCCTCGGGTTGTTACAGCAAATTGATGCGTCGCTGTTTCAGACCCAGGCTTTAGTACTGTGTCCTACGCGTGAGCTGGCGGATCAGGTTGCCGGGGAGTTACGTCGGTTGGCGCGTTTTCTGCCGAATACCAAAATTTTGACCTTGTGCGGTGGTCAACCGTTCGGTATGCAGCGTGATTCGCTGCAACATGCGCCGCATATTATCGTGGCAACGCCGGGTCGTTTGCTGGATCACCTGCAAAAAGGCACGGTATCGTTGGATGCGTTGAATACGCTGGTGATGGATGAAGCCGACCGCATGTTGGATATGGGATTTAGTGATGCCATTGATGAGGTGATCCGTTTTGCACCGGTTTCTCGTCAGACGCTTTTGTTTTCGGCGACCTGGCCAGATGCAATTGCCGCGATTAGCGGTCGTGTTCAACGCGATCCTTTGGCGATTGAAATTAACTCAACAGATGCTCTGCCACCCATTGAACAACAATTTTATGAGACATCCAGCAAAGGCAAAATTCCGCTGTTGCAACGGTTATTAAGTTTGCATCAGCCATCCTCTTGCGTGGTGTTTTGCAATACCAAAAAAGATTGTCAGGCTGTGTGTGACGCGCTTAATGAAGTAGGGCAAAGTGCATTGTCGTTACATGGCGACCTGGAGCAACGTGATCGCGATCAGACCCTGGTACGATTTGCTAACGGTAGCGCCCGCGTGCTGGTAGCGACCGATGTCGCAGCGCGCGGTCTGGATATCAAATCTCTTGAGCTGGTAGTGAACTTTGAGCTGGCGTGGGATCCCGAAGTTCATGTACATCGCATCGGGCGTACAGCGCGTGCAGGAAATAGCGGACTGGCGATCAGTTTCTGTGCCCCGGAAGAAGCACAGCGCGCCAATATCATTTCTGACATGTTGCAGATAAAACTTAACTGGCAAACGCCGCCAGCCAGTAGTTCCATTGTGCCGCTGGAAGCAGAGATGGCGACGTTGTGCATTGATGGCGGGAAAAAAGCCAAAATGCGACCGGGTGATGTGTTAGGTGCGTTGACGGGCGATATTGGTCTTGATGGCGCAGATATTGGCAAAATCACTGTGCATCCGGCGCATGTTTATGTCGCAGTGCGTCAGGGTGTTGCCCATAAGGCATGGAAGCAGTTACAGGGCGGGAAGATTAAAGGGAAAACGTGCCGGGTGCGGTTATTAAAATAA
- the ynaL gene encoding proline-rich small protein YnaL, with protein MTTLIYLQIPVPEPIPGDPIPVPDPIPRPQPMPDPPPDEEPIKLSHRERRSARIRAC; from the coding sequence ATGACGACACTCATTTATTTGCAAATTCCTGTCCCTGAACCGATTCCTGGCGATCCCATTCCTGTGCCTGATCCGATTCCTCGTCCGCAACCTATGCCCGACCCGCCGCCAGATGAAGAACCGATTAAATTGTCGCATCGTGAGCGTAGATCTGCGAGGATACGCGCCTGCTAA
- the zntB gene encoding zinc transporter ZntB, with translation MEVIKGADVNVPDAVFAWILDGKGGVKPLENTDEIDEAHPCWLHLNYVHHDSAQWLATTPLLPNNVRDALAGESTRPRVSRLGEGTLITLRCINGSTDERPDQLVAMRVYMDGRLIVSTRQRKVLALDDVVSDLEEGTGPTDCGGWLVDVCDALTDHSSEFIEQLHDKIIDLEDNLLDQQIPPRGFLALLRKQLIVMRRYMAPQRDVYARLASERLPWMNDDQRRRMQDIADRLGRGLDEIDACIARTGVMADEIAQVMQENLARRTYTMSLMAMVFLPSTFLTGLFGVNLGGIPGGGWQFGFSLFCILLVVLIGGVALWLHRSKWL, from the coding sequence GTGGAAGTGATTAAGGGAGCGGACGTAAATGTCCCGGATGCAGTATTTGCCTGGATTCTGGATGGCAAAGGTGGCGTTAAACCGCTGGAAAATACAGATGAGATAGATGAAGCGCATCCTTGCTGGCTCCACCTCAATTATGTGCACCATGACAGCGCCCAGTGGCTGGCGACGACACCACTGCTGCCAAATAATGTGCGCGATGCGCTGGCGGGAGAAAGTACACGGCCCAGAGTCAGTCGTCTTGGCGAAGGGACGCTGATTACTTTGCGCTGCATTAATGGCAGTACTGATGAACGTCCCGACCAGTTGGTGGCCATGCGTGTTTATATGGACGGACGGTTAATTGTCTCGACCCGACAACGTAAAGTGTTGGCGTTGGATGATGTGGTTAGCGATCTGGAAGAGGGCACTGGTCCGACCGATTGCGGCGGCTGGTTGGTGGATGTGTGTGATGCGTTGACCGATCATTCCAGTGAGTTTATAGAACAACTGCACGATAAAATTATCGACCTGGAAGATAATCTACTCGATCAACAAATTCCTCCGCGCGGTTTCCTGGCGCTACTGCGTAAACAATTAATTGTTATGCGTCGCTATATGGCGCCTCAACGTGATGTTTATGCTCGTCTTGCCAGTGAGCGCCTGCCGTGGATGAATGACGACCAGCGCCGCCGAATGCAGGATATTGCCGATCGTCTCGGACGTGGTCTGGATGAGATTGACGCTTGTATTGCCCGAACTGGCGTGATGGCGGATGAAATCGCCCAGGTCATGCAGGAAAACTTAGCGCGTCGCACGTATACGATGTCCTTGATGGCAATGGTCTTTTTACCCAGTACGTTTTTAACGGGATTATTTGGTGTCAACCTTGGTGGTATTCCTGGCGGGGGATGGCAATTCGGTTTTTCGCTTTTTTGTATTCTGTTAGTTGTTCTTATTGGTGGTGTTGCTTTATGGTTGCATCGTAGTAAATGGTTGTAA
- a CDS encoding sensor domain-containing diguanylate cyclase, with protein sequence MTTHNFNTLDLLTSPVWIVSPFEEKLIYANSAARLLMQERTFSQLRTGLYSISSQNELPKYLTDLHNQLDIVEILTVQRNGEDTALSCRLTLNEISDTGKVIIFEGMETPATLGLKASRSANYQRKKQGFYARFFLTNSAPMLLIDPSRDGQIVDANLAALNFYGYNHETMCQKHTWEINMLGRRVMPVMHEISRLPGGHKPLNFVHKLADGSVRHVQTYAGPIEIYGDRLMLCIVHDITEQKRLEEQLEHAAHHDALTGLLNRRQFYHITDPGQMQHLAIAQDYSLLLIDTDRFKHINDLYGHQKGDEVLCTLARTLESSARKGDLVFRWGGEEFVLLLPRTPLDTALSLAETIRLSVAKVSISGLPRFTVSIGVAHHEGNESIDELFKRVDDALYRAKNDGRNRVLAA encoded by the coding sequence ATGACTACGCACAACTTCAATACTCTGGACTTATTAACAAGTCCTGTCTGGATCGTTTCCCCTTTCGAGGAAAAATTAATTTATGCCAATAGTGCTGCGCGACTGTTGATGCAAGAACGCACTTTTAGTCAGCTACGTACCGGGCTCTATTCCATCTCCTCGCAAAACGAACTGCCAAAATACCTGACAGACCTGCATAACCAGCTTGATATTGTAGAAATCCTCACTGTCCAGCGTAATGGTGAAGATACAGCATTAAGCTGTCGGTTGACCCTCAACGAGATTAGTGACACTGGAAAAGTCATTATATTTGAAGGAATGGAAACACCCGCAACTCTGGGTTTAAAGGCCAGCCGTTCAGCGAATTATCAACGTAAAAAACAAGGGTTTTATGCTCGTTTTTTTCTGACTAACTCCGCGCCAATGTTGTTGATAGATCCCTCGCGTGATGGCCAAATCGTCGATGCTAATCTGGCCGCGCTTAATTTCTATGGCTATAACCATGAAACAATGTGTCAGAAACACACCTGGGAAATTAATATGCTTGGGCGTCGCGTTATGCCTGTCATGCATGAAATTTCACGTTTGCCCGGCGGGCATAAACCCCTCAATTTTGTCCATAAACTGGCAGATGGTTCCGTTCGACACGTACAAACTTATGCTGGGCCAATTGAGATTTACGGTGACAGGTTAATGTTATGTATCGTACATGATATTACTGAGCAAAAAAGGCTGGAGGAACAGCTGGAACATGCTGCCCACCATGATGCGCTAACGGGGTTACTTAACCGTCGACAGTTTTACCACATAACTGACCCAGGACAGATGCAGCACCTGGCAATCGCTCAGGACTACAGTTTGTTGCTCATCGACACCGATCGTTTTAAACATATCAATGACTTATACGGTCATCAGAAAGGGGATGAAGTGTTATGCACGCTTGCCCGTACACTCGAAAGCAGCGCCCGCAAAGGCGATTTGGTGTTTCGCTGGGGTGGTGAAGAGTTCGTCTTATTATTGCCCAGAACCCCTCTGGATACTGCACTTTCCTTGGCTGAAACGATCCGCTTGAGCGTGGCAAAAGTGAGCATTTCGGGCTTGCCGCGCTTCACCGTCAGTATTGGCGTGGCGCATCACGAAGGAAATGAAAGTATCGATGAACTGTTTAAACGGGTCGATGATGCGTTGTATCGGGCAAAAAATGATGGACGCAACCGCGTGCTGGCAGCATAA